In Quadrisphaera sp. RL12-1S, a single genomic region encodes these proteins:
- a CDS encoding NCS1 family nucleobase:cation symporter-1 produces MPETTTRRSGASSSPPSAGVVVDGPTAPAPVAAHGAAGDALIKPGYDPRLTNADLAPLREQKWGSYNLFAFWMSDVHSVGGYVTAGSLFALGLASWQVFVALIAGITIVYFLCNLVAKPSQVTGVPYAVVNRAVFGVKGANLPAIIRGAIAVAWYGIQTYLASAALDVVLIRLWPGLAPYADASQHGFLGLSVLGYATYAFLWAVQAAVFWRGMESIRRFIDFCGPAVYVVMFVLCGYLLVKADFNVSLTLSEKALTPLQQLGTMLSATALVVAYFSGPMLNFGDFSRYARSFSAVKKGNFLGLPVNFVLFSLLTVLTAAATLPVYGRLITDPVETVAQIDSTFAVVLGAVTFTTATIGINIVANFIAPAFDFSNVNPQKISWRAGGMIAAVGSVVLTPWNWYANDTAIHYTLGILGALIGPLFGVLIADYFLVRKQRIAVDAMYSMDERGGYWYRKGYNPDALVATCVAGGVAIASVLLPRLLGEALWISDWAWFVGCGLGLVVYRALALRPGSPTLAAIAVAETEPGMTDGTTHDDRATAPAVVDVR; encoded by the coding sequence CACGCGCCGTTCCGGCGCCAGCAGCTCACCGCCGTCCGCCGGTGTCGTCGTCGACGGTCCCACCGCCCCGGCGCCCGTCGCGGCGCACGGCGCCGCCGGGGACGCGCTCATCAAGCCCGGTTACGACCCGCGCCTGACCAACGCCGACCTCGCCCCGCTGCGCGAGCAGAAGTGGGGCTCGTACAACCTCTTCGCGTTCTGGATGTCCGACGTGCACAGCGTCGGCGGGTACGTCACCGCGGGGAGCCTGTTCGCCCTGGGCCTGGCCAGCTGGCAGGTGTTCGTCGCGCTCATCGCCGGCATCACCATCGTCTACTTCCTGTGCAACCTCGTGGCCAAGCCGAGCCAGGTGACGGGCGTGCCCTACGCCGTCGTCAACCGCGCGGTGTTCGGCGTCAAGGGCGCCAACCTCCCCGCGATCATCCGCGGCGCCATCGCCGTGGCCTGGTACGGCATCCAGACCTACCTCGCCTCGGCGGCGCTCGACGTCGTCCTCATCCGGCTGTGGCCGGGACTGGCGCCCTACGCCGACGCCTCGCAGCACGGCTTCCTCGGGCTGAGCGTGCTCGGCTACGCCACCTACGCCTTCCTGTGGGCGGTGCAGGCGGCGGTGTTCTGGCGCGGCATGGAGTCGATCCGCAGGTTCATCGACTTCTGCGGACCGGCGGTCTACGTCGTGATGTTCGTCCTGTGCGGGTACCTGCTGGTCAAGGCCGACTTCAACGTCTCGCTCACCCTGTCGGAGAAGGCGCTGACGCCGCTGCAGCAGCTCGGCACGATGCTGTCGGCCACCGCGCTCGTGGTCGCCTACTTCTCCGGCCCGATGCTCAACTTCGGCGACTTCTCCCGCTACGCCCGCAGCTTCAGCGCCGTGAAGAAGGGCAACTTCCTCGGGCTGCCGGTGAACTTCGTCCTGTTCTCGCTGCTGACGGTGCTCACCGCCGCGGCGACGCTGCCGGTCTACGGCCGCCTCATCACCGACCCTGTCGAGACCGTGGCGCAGATCGACTCCACCTTCGCCGTGGTGCTCGGGGCGGTCACGTTCACCACCGCCACCATCGGCATCAACATCGTCGCCAACTTCATCGCACCGGCCTTCGACTTCTCCAACGTCAACCCGCAGAAGATCTCCTGGCGCGCCGGCGGCATGATCGCCGCGGTCGGGTCCGTGGTCCTCACGCCGTGGAACTGGTACGCCAACGACACCGCCATCCACTACACGCTCGGCATCCTCGGCGCGCTCATCGGCCCGCTGTTCGGGGTGCTCATCGCCGACTACTTCCTCGTGCGCAAGCAGCGCATCGCCGTCGACGCCATGTACTCCATGGACGAGCGCGGCGGGTACTGGTACCGCAAGGGCTACAACCCCGACGCCCTGGTGGCCACCTGCGTCGCCGGCGGCGTGGCCATCGCCTCGGTGCTGCTGCCCCGCCTGCTGGGCGAGGCGCTGTGGATCAGCGACTGGGCGTGGTTCGTCGGCTGCGGCCTCGGCCTGGTGGTCTACCGCGCGCTCGCGCTGCGCCCCGGGTCACCGACCCTGGCCGCCATCGCGGTCGCCGAGACCGAGCCCGGCATGACCGACGGCACCACCCACGACGACCGCGCCACGGCGCCCGCGGTGGTCGACGTCCGGTGA
- a CDS encoding aspartate/glutamate racemase family protein: protein MIIDVVNPNTTGSMTALVAEGARAAAGPGTTVRAVTSRSGPASIESHYDEALAVPGLLEAVLEGSATGADAHVVACFGDPGLDACREVARGPVVGVAEAAMHAAVLVGRSFSVVTTLGRTTARARELAVRYGFGEHCAGVHACEIPVLELETDPLARATTAAACAKALDDDGSDVLVLGCAGMTDLAASLAAELGVPVVDGVAAAVGLAQGLVLAGLSTSRRGEYARPPAKAYAGDLQRFALR, encoded by the coding sequence GTGATCATCGACGTCGTCAACCCCAACACCACGGGGTCCATGACGGCGCTCGTCGCGGAAGGTGCCCGGGCCGCAGCAGGCCCGGGCACCACCGTGCGCGCCGTCACCTCCCGCTCCGGCCCGGCGAGCATCGAGAGCCACTACGACGAGGCGCTCGCCGTGCCCGGCCTGCTCGAGGCGGTGCTCGAGGGCAGCGCCACCGGGGCCGACGCGCACGTCGTCGCCTGCTTCGGAGACCCCGGCCTGGACGCCTGCCGCGAGGTGGCCCGCGGCCCGGTGGTCGGCGTCGCCGAGGCCGCCATGCACGCCGCGGTGCTCGTGGGCCGATCCTTCAGCGTGGTGACCACGCTGGGCCGGACCACCGCCCGGGCCCGCGAGCTGGCCGTCCGCTACGGCTTCGGCGAGCACTGCGCGGGGGTGCACGCCTGCGAGATCCCGGTGCTCGAGCTCGAGACCGACCCGCTGGCCCGGGCCACCACCGCCGCCGCCTGCGCGAAGGCCCTCGACGACGACGGCAGCGACGTGCTCGTGCTCGGCTGCGCCGGCATGACCGACCTCGCGGCGTCCCTGGCGGCCGAGCTGGGCGTGCCCGTGGTCGACGGCGTCGCCGCGGCGGTCGGCCTGGCCCAGGGGCTGGTGCTCGCGGGCCTGTCCACGAGCCGGCGCGGGGAGTACGCGCGGCCGCCGGCCAAGGCGTACGCCGGGGACCTGCAGCGGTTCGCCCTGCGCTGA